A genomic segment from Corylus avellana chromosome ca5, CavTom2PMs-1.0 encodes:
- the LOC132181332 gene encoding uncharacterized protein LOC132181332 translates to MDLWAVHVKNSTQTPLLLRSSFPKKPISSCLGRKANSSCRVEDCGVFEIRVLRRRRACSSSLVVRAMAKKNHDNSGNGDRSIPEGDGMKKNNSSDGNKSNDTASNKSQRIKLDWREFRANLFAREQAEKVETDTHNEGVKPHESKSLGLKWAHPIPVPETGCVLVATEKLDGVRTFERTVVLLLRSGTRHPQEGPFGVVINRPLHKKIKHMKPTNLDLATTFSDCSLHFGGPLEASMFLLKTGEKPKLPGFEEVIPGLCFGARNSLDEAAGLVKKGVLKPQDFRFFVGYAGWQLDQLRDEIESDYWYVAACSSNLISGGLSDSSSEGLWEEILQLMGGHYSELSRKPKQDM, encoded by the exons ATGGATCTGTGGGCCGTGCACGTCAAGAACTCCACCCAAACCCCTCTCTTGCTCAGAAGCTCGTTTCCCAAGAAACCCATTTCCTCTTGCCTCGGAAGAAAAGCCAATTCCTCTTGCAGAGTTGAGGATTGCGGGGTCTTTGAGATCAGGGTTTTGAGGAGGCGCAGGGCTTGCTCTTCTTCTTTGGTTGTCAGAGCTATGGCGAAGAAGAATCACGATAATTCCG GAAATGGTGATCGATCTATTCCAGAAGGAGATGGCATGAAAAAGAATAATTCTTCTGATGGAAACAAATCCAATGATACTGCTTCCAACAAATCTCAACGTATAAAATTGGACTGGAGAGAGTTCAGAGCTAATCTATTTGCTCGGGAGCAG GCAGAAAAGGTAGAGACTGATACTCACAACGAGGGCGTGAAACCCCACGAGTCCAAATCGCTTGGCCTTAAATGGGCTCATCCTATTCCAGTACCTGAGACTGGCTGTGTCCTTGTTGCCACAGAAAAACTTGATGGAGTCCGAACCTTTGAAAGAACTGTTGTTCTCCTTCTCAGATCTGGAACCAGACACCCACAAGAAGGCCCATTTGGTGTTGTCATCAACCGCCCTCTTCACAAAAAGATTAAACACATGAAACCCACTAATCTTGATCTTGCAACCACTTTTTCTGATTGTTCATTGCATTTTGGCGGGCCTCTTGAAGCGAGCATGTTCTTGTTGAAAACCGGGGAAAAACCAAAGCTTCCTGGGTTTGAAGAGGTGATCCCTGGCCTGTGCTTTGGTGCTCGAAACAGTTTGGATGAGGCTGCAGGGCTGGTAAAGAAGGGTGTTCTTAAGCCTCAGGATTTCAGATTCTTTGTTGGTTATGCCGGCTGGCAACTGGATCAATTGAGGGACGAGATTGAATCCGATTACTGGTATGTGGCGGCTTGCAGCTCAAATTTGATTAGTGGGGGTTTATCAGACTCTTCATCAGAGGGTTTGTGGGAGGAGATTTTGCAGCTAATGGGTGGTCACTACTCAGAATTGAGCCGGAAGCCTAAGCAAGATATGTAG
- the LOC132181092 gene encoding probable serine/threonine-protein kinase At1g09600 gives MGCICSKGAPDKVDEYEREKEPNKSSVQLVAPAPSKRQEFVVEVGRVDGSLASQAPANAAKDNEEKKRMVVQKPTSGHHQRWATMDLGSSREHPEMSRIISMPNGAKGEQIAAGWPSWLTSVAGEAIKGLLPRRAESFQKLDKIGQGTYSSVYKACDLETGKIVAMKKVRFVNMDPESVRFMAREIHILRKLDHPNVMKLEGLVTSRISSSLYLVFEYMEHDLAGLAATRSITFTEPQIKCYMQQLLCGLEHCHSRGILHRDIKGSNLLIDDNGVLKIGDFGLANFFEPDQKQPLTSRVVTLWYRAPELLLGATEYGAAIDLWSTGCILAELFAGKPIMPGRTEVEQMHKIFKLCGSPSEDYWQRSRLPHATSFKPQHPYKRNVFETFKDIPSSALALVDKLLSVEPDNRGSAASALRSEFFTAKPLPCDPSSLPKYPPSKEFDAKLRDEEARRRKAATVKGHGPQSVRRGTNAVPTPEFNGQGDISLKSNPKASSHKYDPLEDGGSGFLMEPPRGGRQNGLSSSSSMVHPCAVGSSWNKTAAPARNSGESQVQKSHIPQAVPGKDPGVGYVPKKNRIHYSGPLMPPGGNLEDMLKEHERQIQQAVRKARLDKTRTNKNYDNCHSRNV, from the exons ATGGGCTGCATTTGCTCCAAAGGAGCCCCTGACAAAGTTGATgagtatgagagagagaaggagccCAACAAGTCTTCGGTTCAATTGGTGGCTCCTGCTCCCTCAAAGAGACAAGAGTTTGTAGTGGAGGTTGGACGGGTTGATGGCTCATTGGCCTCACAAGCGCCTGCCAATGCAGCAAAGGAcaatgaagagaagaaaaggatGGTTGTGCAAAAACCAACCAGTGGCCATCACCAGAGATGGGCAACAATGGATTTGGGATCGAGTAGAGAACACCCAGAAATGTCTAGGATAATTAGCATGCCCAATGGTGCCAAAGGAGAGCAAATTGCGGCCGGGTGGCCGTCTTGGTTAACTTCAGTTGCAGGAGAAGCCATCAAAGGGTTGTTGCCTCGACGGGCAGAGTCTTTCCAGAAGTTAGACAAA ATTGGACAAGGAACTTACAGCAGTGTATATAAGGCTTGTGACCTTGAAACTGGAAAAATTGTTGCAATGAAGAAAGTTCGATTTGTAAATATGGATCCAGAAAGTGTCCGTTTTATGGCTAGAGAAATCCATATTCTGCGTAAACTTGACCATCCAAATGTTATGAAGCTTGAGGGATTAGTCACTTCAAGAATTTCAAGCAGCTTGTACCTTGTCTTTGAGTACATGGAACATGACCTTGCTGGGCTTGCAGCAACACGTAGCATCACATTTACTGAACCACAG ATTAAATGTTATATGCAACAATTGCTTTGTGGCCTTGAGCACTGCCATAGTCGTGGTATCTTGCACCGAGACATCAAGGGTTCGAATCTTCTGATTGACGATAATGGAGTTCTTAAGATTGGAGACTTTGGTCTGGCCAACTTTTTTGAGCCTGATCAAAAGCAGCCATTGACTAGTCGAGTGGTAACTCTGTGGTATAGAGCACCTGAACTTTTGCTTGGTGCTACGGAATATGGAGCTGCTATTGATTTGTGGAGCACTGGTTGCATCCTTGCAGAACTGTTTGCTGGGAAGCCTATTATGCCTGGAAGAACGGAG GTGGAACAAATGCATAAGATTTTTAAGCTTTGTGGATCGCCCTCTGAGGACTATTGGCAGAGATCAAGATTGCCTCATGCAACTAGTTTCAAACCTCAACACCCTTACAAGCGTAACGTTTTTGAGACGTTCAAAGACATTCCTTCTTCGGCTTTGGCTCTTGTTGATAAACTCCTTTCAGTAGAACCAGATAATCGAGGATCAGCTGCTTCTGCACTTAGAAGTGAG TTCTTCACAGCAAAGCCCCTACCCTGTGACCCATCAAGTTTACCGAAATATCCTCCAAGCAAGGAGTTCGATGCCAAGCTTCGAGATGAGGAAGCAAGAAG gCGGAAAGCTGCAACTGTAAAAGGACATGGTCCTCAATCTGTTCGAAGGGGTACCAATGCAGTGCCAACACCAGAATTCAATGGCCAGGGAGATATTTCTTTGAAG TCAAATCCCAAAGCCTCGAGTCATAAGTACGATCCCCTGGAGGATGGTGGGTCTGGTTTCCTGATGGAGCCGCCTAGAGGAGGGAGGCAGAATGGCCTCTCTAGTTCTAGTTCAATGGTGCACCCCTGTGCAGTAGGATCATCATGGAATAAGACGGCAGCCCCTGCAAGAAACAGTGGAGAGTCACAGGTGCAGAAGTCTCACATACCTCAGGCAGTCCCTGGAAAAGATCCTGGAGTG GGATATGTACCAAAGAAGAACAGAATCCACTACTCTGGACCATTGATGCCCCCGGGGGGAAACCTTGAAGACATGCTCAAAGAGCATGAGAGACAAATACAACAGGCTGTCCGTAAAGCGCGCCTTGACAAGACCAGGACCAATAAAAACTATGATAATTGCCATTCAAGAAATGTCTGA